From one Bacillus sp. FJAT-42376 genomic stretch:
- the mtnK gene encoding S-methyl-5-thioribose kinase, translating into MAIPQSSLYEPLTESSAVALAVRLGLFEDQTVLHCEEIGDGNLNLVFHITDPKSGKGVILKQALPYAKVIGESWPLTLDRARIESSALVKQAEFVPGLVPEVFYTDQTLAITVMEDLSHLQIARKALMERKNLPALAGHIGTFMARTLFYTSDFALKPHVKKQLVQQFSNPDLCKITEDFVFTDPFFDHDSNDFEPELKEAAEALWADTHVKLEAAKLKRKFLTEADALLHGDLHTGSIFVSETETKVIDPEFAFFGPIGFDPGQFIANLLLNALSRDEHEQDFIFEAIEEAWNTFEETFTEAWKKDSLERYAEVDGYLEHTLESIFEDTIGFAGCEVIRRTIGLAHVADLDTIEPYERKIETKIQSLELGKKLIKQRRNITEPGQLKRFFRHAIAR; encoded by the coding sequence ATGGCCATTCCACAATCATCACTTTATGAACCGCTTACTGAGAGCTCTGCTGTCGCACTCGCAGTCAGACTCGGACTATTCGAGGACCAGACAGTCCTTCACTGCGAAGAAATCGGCGACGGCAACCTAAACCTTGTCTTTCATATCACCGATCCCAAATCCGGCAAAGGCGTCATTTTAAAACAGGCGCTTCCCTATGCAAAAGTGATCGGCGAATCATGGCCGCTGACGCTGGACCGGGCACGGATTGAAAGCAGCGCCCTTGTGAAACAGGCAGAGTTCGTACCGGGGCTCGTACCCGAGGTCTTTTATACGGACCAGACGCTGGCAATCACAGTAATGGAAGACCTGTCTCATCTGCAAATCGCGAGAAAAGCGCTGATGGAAAGAAAAAATCTTCCGGCACTGGCAGGGCATATTGGAACGTTTATGGCGAGAACCCTATTTTATACAAGTGATTTTGCATTAAAGCCTCATGTTAAAAAGCAGCTTGTCCAGCAATTCTCGAATCCGGATTTATGCAAAATCACAGAGGATTTTGTCTTTACGGATCCGTTTTTCGACCATGATTCCAATGATTTTGAACCAGAGCTGAAGGAAGCGGCCGAAGCACTTTGGGCAGACACTCACGTGAAGCTAGAGGCCGCGAAGCTGAAGAGGAAGTTCCTGACGGAGGCAGATGCTCTGCTCCATGGAGACCTTCATACCGGAAGCATCTTTGTAAGTGAAACCGAAACAAAGGTAATTGATCCGGAATTTGCCTTCTTTGGGCCAATCGGATTTGACCCCGGCCAGTTTATAGCCAATCTCCTGCTAAATGCTCTATCAAGAGATGAGCACGAACAGGATTTCATTTTTGAAGCGATTGAAGAAGCATGGAACACCTTTGAAGAAACGTTTACGGAAGCATGGAAAAAAGACAGTCTTGAGCGTTATGCAGAGGTTGATGGCTATCTCGAACATACATTGGAATCCATCTTTGAAGATACGATCGGATTTGCAGGCTGTGAGGTGATCCGCCGCACTATCGGCCTTGCCCATGTAGCCGACCTGGATACGATTGAACCGTACGAAAGAAAAATTGAAACAAAAATCCAAAGCTTGGAACTTGGAAAGAAACTGATTAAACAGCGCCGCAATATCACGGAGCCCGGCCAGCTGAAGCGTTTTTTCCGCCATGCCATTGCACGTTAA
- a CDS encoding metalloregulator ArsR/SmtB family transcription factor yields MQLNRLVQFHKAMGDPTRLRIIAILSGGPKHGQALAGILGLTPPTITHHLAKLKEMNLVHQKREKNTIYYFLQEKVIASHAGDIVRLLEPKEGTGVKELSGEHMKVVQNYLTKEGKLKTIPSQRKRKLMVLFYIAKEFEAGRKYTEKEINEAIKRFHEDFATIRREFIVNGIMYRDNSIYELNPKELWAGIEG; encoded by the coding sequence TTGCAGCTAAACCGTTTAGTCCAGTTTCATAAGGCGATGGGTGATCCGACAAGGCTTAGAATCATTGCCATTTTGTCCGGGGGTCCGAAGCACGGCCAGGCACTGGCAGGGATCCTCGGGCTCACTCCGCCAACCATTACTCACCATTTGGCGAAGCTGAAAGAGATGAATCTTGTGCATCAAAAGAGAGAAAAAAACACCATCTATTATTTTCTTCAGGAGAAGGTCATTGCTAGCCATGCAGGGGATATTGTCCGTCTTTTGGAGCCGAAGGAGGGAACGGGAGTGAAAGAACTGTCCGGAGAGCACATGAAGGTCGTTCAGAACTATTTGACAAAAGAAGGGAAATTGAAAACGATCCCCTCTCAGCGGAAACGCAAGCTTATGGTCCTTTTCTACATAGCGAAAGAATTCGAAGCAGGACGAAAATACACCGAAAAAGAGATAAATGAAGCAATCAAACGGTTCCACGAAGATTTTGCCACAATCCGCAGAGAATTTATTGTAAACGGAATCATGTATCGGGATAACAGCATATATGAACTCAATCCAAAAGAGCTGTGGGCGGGAATTGAAGGATAG
- the mtnW gene encoding 2,3-diketo-5-methylthiopentyl-1-phosphate enolase, translating to MSQVTATYLIHDRKGSLEKKAEGIALGLTIGSWTDLPDLEKEQLKKHKGTVLSVKELEEDPGVNAYFGEKRTRGLVKIVYPSANFSPDLPAVLTTVFGKLSLDGEVKLLDLEFSDSLAKQFRGPKYGISGIREKLGVYGRPLLMSIFKGVIGKDLDYLEKQLYDQLAGGMDLVKDDEILFDNPLTPFSKRVERGRRIIDQLREETGKHSLYAVNLTGRTFELRDKARYAAEAGATALLFNVHAYGLDVLQALAEDDQIPVPIMAHPAVSGALASSSVYGFSYSLILGKLTRLAGADFSLFPSPYGSVALEKGEALGIAEACTTEGLHQEVFPVPSAGIHPGMVPVLIKDFGLDSIINAGGGIHGHPNGAKGGAAAFRSAVDAVLEGIPLDEKAKTDEHLRKALELWGQYEAAAK from the coding sequence TTGAGTCAAGTGACAGCAACCTATCTAATCCATGACCGTAAAGGCAGCTTGGAAAAAAAAGCGGAAGGAATCGCGCTTGGACTGACAATCGGGTCCTGGACAGATCTTCCTGACCTTGAGAAAGAACAGCTCAAAAAGCATAAAGGGACGGTCCTTTCCGTCAAAGAATTAGAAGAGGATCCGGGTGTGAATGCCTATTTTGGAGAAAAAAGAACGAGAGGCCTCGTTAAAATTGTTTATCCTTCCGCCAATTTCAGTCCGGACCTGCCGGCTGTTCTGACGACAGTCTTCGGAAAATTGTCTCTCGACGGAGAGGTGAAGCTTCTAGATCTTGAATTTTCTGATTCTCTGGCCAAACAATTCCGGGGTCCTAAATATGGAATCAGCGGAATAAGAGAGAAGCTTGGTGTGTATGGCCGGCCGCTGCTGATGAGTATTTTTAAAGGAGTCATCGGCAAGGATCTCGATTATCTGGAAAAGCAGCTCTATGATCAGCTTGCGGGAGGAATGGACTTAGTCAAAGATGATGAAATCCTTTTTGACAATCCGCTTACGCCATTCTCTAAACGGGTAGAGCGGGGGCGCCGCATAATCGATCAGCTGAGAGAAGAAACGGGCAAACATTCTCTTTATGCAGTCAATCTCACGGGAAGAACGTTTGAACTCCGGGACAAAGCAAGATATGCAGCGGAGGCCGGCGCAACGGCATTGCTGTTTAACGTCCATGCATATGGTCTCGATGTCCTGCAGGCGCTTGCCGAAGATGATCAAATCCCGGTGCCGATAATGGCTCATCCGGCAGTGAGCGGTGCGCTTGCCTCATCATCTGTCTACGGATTCTCTTATTCTCTGATTCTTGGAAAACTGACCCGTCTTGCAGGAGCGGACTTTTCGCTCTTCCCTTCTCCGTATGGCAGTGTTGCCTTAGAAAAAGGGGAAGCGCTCGGAATAGCAGAAGCATGCACGACGGAAGGGCTGCATCAAGAGGTTTTCCCTGTCCCTTCTGCAGGAATCCATCCAGGAATGGTGCCGGTACTCATAAAGGACTTCGGGCTCGACAGCATTATTAATGCAGGAGGAGGGATCCACGGTCATCCAAATGGAGCGAAAGGCGGCGCTGCGGCTTTCCGCTCGGCAGTGGATGCTGTTCTTGAAGGCATCCCGCTCGATGAAAAAGCCAAAACAGATGAGCACTTGAGAAAAGCCCTTGAGCTATGGGGACAATATGAGGCAGCAGCGAAATGA
- the mtnA gene encoding S-methyl-5-thioribose-1-phosphate isomerase has protein sequence MTNLSFSIPRSVEWKDSSISLLDQRKLPSVTEYIELKTIEDVWESIQSLKVRGAPAIGITAAFGLALSASHYEETDIHSFHIRLKKEQAYLAGSRPTAVNLAWALNRLEQSCQRAQSVNEAKTILIHEAIQIQVEDEETCRQIGQHALKLFQKKDRIMTICNAGSIATARYGTALAPFYLAKEQNFPLEVFACETRPVLQGARLTAWELMEAGVDVTLITDSMAAFTIQEKNISAIITGADRIARNGDTANKIGTYNLAILAKAFNIPFYIAAPLSTFDYSIETGAEIPIEERDPKEITELAGVRIAPHGVPVFNPAFDVTPANLITGIVTEKGVLTGDLKEAISVLFKEESAV, from the coding sequence ATGACAAATTTATCATTTTCCATACCCCGTTCAGTAGAATGGAAGGACAGCTCTATTTCCCTGCTGGATCAGCGGAAACTTCCGTCCGTAACGGAATATATAGAATTAAAGACGATTGAAGATGTATGGGAATCCATCCAGAGTCTAAAAGTGCGCGGAGCTCCAGCCATCGGCATCACGGCTGCATTCGGGCTTGCCCTTTCCGCTTCCCATTATGAAGAAACAGATATTCACTCTTTTCATATCAGACTGAAAAAAGAGCAAGCCTATCTTGCCGGCTCCAGACCGACTGCTGTTAACTTGGCCTGGGCTTTAAACCGGCTGGAACAATCCTGCCAAAGAGCCCAATCTGTAAATGAAGCCAAAACCATTCTTATCCATGAAGCGATTCAAATTCAAGTGGAAGATGAAGAAACCTGCAGACAAATCGGGCAGCATGCGCTAAAGCTTTTTCAGAAAAAGGACCGGATCATGACCATTTGCAATGCCGGCTCGATTGCTACCGCGCGCTACGGTACAGCTCTCGCTCCGTTTTATCTGGCGAAAGAACAGAATTTCCCGCTGGAGGTTTTCGCCTGTGAAACACGGCCTGTGCTCCAGGGTGCGAGGCTGACCGCATGGGAGCTTATGGAAGCTGGGGTCGATGTAACCTTAATTACCGACAGTATGGCGGCTTTCACGATTCAGGAGAAGAACATTTCAGCCATTATTACCGGTGCGGACCGGATCGCAAGAAATGGAGATACGGCAAATAAAATCGGAACCTATAATTTAGCCATCCTGGCAAAAGCGTTCAACATCCCTTTTTACATTGCTGCCCCCCTTTCTACCTTCGACTACAGCATTGAAACAGGTGCGGAAATTCCTATTGAGGAGCGGGATCCAAAGGAAATCACCGAACTTGCAGGGGTGCGGATCGCACCGCACGGCGTTCCGGTGTTTAATCCGGCTTTCGATGTGACCCCGGCAAACCTGATTACCGGCATCGTGACGGAGAAAGGCGTTCTCACCGGAGACTTAAAAGAAGCCATCAGCGTCCTGTTCAAAGAGGAATCAGCTGTTTGA
- a CDS encoding PAS domain S-box protein: MSQLIEEAQIARLNSELNRLKNENKQLKSELSKHQVIFDQALDAIIIFDQDMNFKDANEAACKMFEEERETLLKESLYDYLAMFPNEEIKRHRDQLSERGSLNEEIIIKLKNGQLKFIEFSAKKNAIGSDDLSIMRDVSSKKMLERERSINEKMFQDLFHRALDGIVIYDHHGRLVDANTSFCQNFEIQKNQLSSYRLKDFIDKESHFKIEQTWKLLSKSGKAKGDLPVRLKSGTRKIFEFTTTANILNGYYMSIMRDITEKRSMEAELHKSEVRFREIFENAMDAIVIWDKRGRILKANRWATRIFELSMDGLLKSSITDFLDEEDPRYQAAFRHYMTTGSIRQELRFHMPNGQCKDLEFTSKANVFEGQHLTVLRNVSDRNRMEKELRESEEKFRKIFSGALEGIVLFDSHYRIIAANPVSAKIFEMTHEEIEQCNLYSLLFPDKSKQPSDFLAEFQKEEEGTEEIHLQSKNGQNKILDFSLKLNLNENMHLAIFRDVTERKELEERLRKSDTLNVVGELAAGIAHEIRNPMTALKGFIQLLEGSVKDDFGMYFNVIKSELNRIESIITEFLVLAKPQAVHFEQNSIVKIMKDTMELLNAQAIFSNVQLELSEEGDIPSIYCEPNQMKQVFINILKNAIEVMPGGGTVKSVLKMQGPDQLSISIKDEGNGIPEDKLKRLGEPFYTTKDRGTGLGLMVSYKIIEEHRGKVRVESKVGKGTTFFITLPAGNHEVK, encoded by the coding sequence ATGAGTCAGCTTATAGAGGAGGCGCAAATTGCTCGGCTAAACAGCGAACTGAACCGCCTGAAAAATGAAAATAAGCAGTTGAAATCGGAACTGTCGAAGCACCAGGTTATTTTTGATCAGGCACTGGATGCAATTATTATTTTTGATCAGGACATGAACTTTAAAGATGCCAATGAGGCAGCTTGTAAGATGTTTGAGGAAGAAAGGGAGACGCTGTTAAAAGAATCTCTCTATGATTATCTGGCTATGTTTCCAAACGAAGAAATTAAAAGGCACCGGGATCAGCTCTCTGAAAGAGGATCCCTTAATGAGGAAATCATTATAAAACTTAAAAATGGGCAGCTGAAATTTATCGAGTTCTCGGCTAAAAAAAATGCGATAGGCAGCGATGACCTTTCCATAATGAGAGATGTATCGTCCAAAAAGATGCTGGAAAGAGAACGTTCCATCAATGAAAAGATGTTTCAGGATCTTTTTCACCGCGCGTTGGACGGAATTGTTATCTATGATCACCATGGACGGCTAGTAGATGCCAATACATCCTTCTGCCAGAACTTCGAAATTCAGAAAAATCAGCTTTCTTCCTACCGGCTCAAAGACTTTATTGATAAAGAAAGCCATTTTAAAATTGAACAGACGTGGAAACTGTTATCCAAATCCGGAAAAGCCAAAGGAGATCTCCCTGTGCGCCTGAAAAGCGGCACAAGGAAAATCTTTGAATTTACGACCACAGCTAATATTCTGAATGGCTATTACATGTCGATTATGAGGGACATAACCGAAAAGAGAAGCATGGAAGCAGAGCTTCATAAGAGTGAAGTCCGTTTTCGGGAGATATTTGAAAATGCTATGGATGCCATTGTGATATGGGATAAAAGAGGAAGGATTTTAAAAGCAAACCGCTGGGCAACCCGTATTTTTGAGCTTTCCATGGACGGTTTGCTGAAAAGTTCCATTACAGATTTTCTCGATGAAGAAGACCCGCGTTATCAGGCGGCTTTCCGGCATTATATGACGACAGGCTCCATCAGGCAGGAGCTCCGCTTTCACATGCCGAACGGACAATGCAAGGACCTTGAATTCACTTCCAAAGCAAATGTCTTTGAAGGCCAGCATCTGACCGTTTTGCGCAACGTGAGTGACCGGAACCGGATGGAAAAAGAATTGAGGGAAAGCGAAGAAAAGTTCAGAAAGATTTTCAGCGGGGCGCTGGAAGGGATTGTATTGTTCGACAGTCATTACAGGATTATCGCGGCAAATCCTGTTTCCGCCAAAATATTTGAAATGACGCATGAGGAAATTGAACAATGCAACCTTTATTCGCTGCTTTTCCCGGATAAAAGCAAGCAGCCTTCCGATTTTCTGGCGGAATTTCAAAAAGAAGAAGAAGGAACGGAAGAAATTCATTTACAATCTAAAAACGGGCAAAACAAAATATTAGATTTCTCTCTCAAGCTAAATTTAAATGAAAATATGCATTTGGCTATTTTCCGGGATGTCACAGAACGAAAAGAACTGGAAGAAAGGCTCCGGAAATCGGACACATTAAATGTAGTGGGTGAGCTCGCTGCAGGGATTGCCCATGAAATCCGCAATCCGATGACGGCCCTTAAAGGGTTTATTCAGCTGCTTGAAGGAAGTGTTAAAGACGACTTTGGCATGTATTTTAATGTCATCAAGTCGGAGCTGAACCGCATTGAATCCATCATTACAGAATTTCTTGTGCTTGCAAAACCTCAGGCTGTACATTTTGAACAGAACAGCATTGTCAAAATCATGAAGGATACGATGGAATTGCTCAATGCCCAGGCGATTTTTTCGAACGTTCAGCTCGAGCTGTCCGAAGAAGGGGACATTCCGTCCATTTACTGTGAACCGAACCAGATGAAACAAGTTTTTATTAATATATTAAAGAATGCCATAGAAGTCATGCCCGGCGGCGGAACGGTCAAATCGGTCCTTAAAATGCAAGGTCCCGATCAGCTCAGTATTTCCATAAAAGACGAAGGAAACGGAATTCCGGAAGATAAGCTGAAAAGACTGGGAGAGCCTTTTTATACAACAAAAGACCGCGGCACTGGCCTGGGACTTATGGTAAGCTATAAAATAATTGAAGAACACCGCGGTAAGGTAAGAGTGGAAAGCAAAGTGGGCAAAGGAACGACTTTTTTTATCACACTGCCAGCGGGAAACCATGAGGTGAAATAA
- a CDS encoding carbon-nitrogen family hydrolase — translation MTYTISCIQYDIAFGDPEENKRRVAEALEEAHKAGKSDFIVLPELWDTGYDLTRLDEIADAGGRDAHQFLSSLSKKYGTTLVAGSIAKKSGDEVTNTMLIYDKEGNHIHEYSKLHLFKLMNEHRYLTGGKGSGLFTADGVTCAGFICYDIRFPEWMREHAAQGAEILFVAAEWPLPRLEHWRSLLIARAIENQAFVVACNRSGSDPENEFAGHSIVIDPWGNILAEAGKEAEILRAEVDLEEIKKIRSQIPVFQDRRPEFYQSFVKKD, via the coding sequence ATGACATACACCATTAGCTGTATTCAATACGATATTGCATTCGGAGATCCGGAAGAAAATAAACGGCGTGTTGCCGAAGCACTTGAAGAAGCGCATAAGGCTGGTAAATCAGATTTTATCGTTCTTCCTGAATTATGGGATACCGGGTACGATCTGACAAGACTGGACGAGATTGCTGATGCCGGTGGCCGGGATGCCCATCAATTTCTCTCCTCCCTTTCAAAAAAGTATGGGACGACGCTTGTTGCAGGTTCGATTGCTAAAAAATCCGGCGATGAAGTGACGAACACGATGCTCATTTATGACAAAGAAGGAAATCACATTCATGAATACAGTAAGCTTCATCTATTCAAGCTGATGAACGAGCACCGCTATTTAACGGGCGGAAAAGGAAGCGGCCTTTTTACAGCGGACGGCGTAACCTGTGCGGGCTTCATTTGCTATGACATCCGTTTTCCTGAATGGATGCGCGAGCATGCTGCACAGGGGGCGGAAATATTATTCGTAGCGGCAGAATGGCCTCTTCCGCGTCTTGAACACTGGAGGTCCCTGCTCATTGCAAGAGCCATCGAAAACCAGGCATTTGTTGTAGCATGCAACCGATCCGGATCGGATCCGGAAAACGAATTTGCCGGCCATTCCATTGTCATTGACCCATGGGGCAATATTTTGGCCGAAGCGGGAAAGGAGGCAGAAATTCTGCGGGCTGAAGTGGACTTGGAAGAGATTAAAAAAATCCGCAGCCAAATTCCTGTCTTCCAGGATCGCCGTCCTGAATTTTATCAATCATTTGTAAAAAAGGATTGA
- a CDS encoding 2-hydroxy-3-keto-5-methylthiopentenyl-1-phosphate phosphatase: MKPIIFCDFDGTITNSDNIIEIMKRFAPPEWAGLKDQVLDRSISVKEGVGKMFSLLPSSKRDDIIRYILSKAEIREGFAEFAAYTEEQGIDLYIVSGGIDFFVYPLLEGIIEKERIYCNLADFQGERICIKWPNPCDKESGCELECGCCKPSIIRSLAASDDEVIVIGDSVTDLEAAKMADFVIARDYLLEKASEQNLPYKPFETFYDVISILESRRVMNR, from the coding sequence ATGAAGCCGATTATTTTTTGCGACTTCGATGGCACCATCACCAACAGCGATAACATTATTGAAATTATGAAAAGGTTCGCTCCTCCTGAGTGGGCAGGTCTTAAAGATCAAGTACTGGATAGATCCATCTCTGTCAAAGAGGGTGTAGGGAAAATGTTTTCTCTCCTCCCCTCATCCAAAAGAGATGATATTATCCGCTATATTTTAAGTAAGGCAGAAATCCGGGAAGGATTTGCTGAATTTGCAGCTTATACAGAAGAACAGGGGATCGATCTGTACATTGTGAGCGGAGGCATTGATTTTTTTGTTTATCCGCTTCTTGAAGGGATCATTGAAAAGGAACGCATTTACTGCAATCTGGCGGATTTTCAGGGAGAACGCATTTGCATTAAATGGCCGAATCCGTGTGATAAGGAGAGCGGCTGCGAGCTCGAATGCGGATGCTGCAAACCATCCATTATCCGCAGCCTCGCAGCTTCAGATGATGAAGTGATTGTAATAGGCGACTCTGTCACAGATCTTGAAGCAGCGAAAATGGCGGATTTCGTCATTGCAAGGGATTATTTGCTGGAAAAAGCATCTGAACAGAATCTGCCGTATAAACCTTTTGAAACATTTTATGATGTCATCAGCATTTTAGAGAGCAGGAGGGTGATGAATCGATGA
- a CDS encoding acyltransferase family protein, with the protein MKTRDSYFDNAKFLLIILVVFGHLIRSFIDNNEVMLHIYKFIYTFHMPAFILVSGYFAKGFRKKGYVGKIAKKLIIPYLIFQGIYSVYYVLIQKQDQLELNPLDPQWSLWFLLSLFFWNLMLFVFTKTNWKIALTLSFLLGIGIGYADFANSFLSMGRTFVFFPLFLIGFYMKREHFYKLTSFKGRVLSILFLAFTFSMYFFWQFDFEWLFGSKPYSAFGQAVAVSALIRSAFYGLTVATTLSFLAIVPQREAFFTTWGTRTFYVYLLHGFIINGIRNSPAESWLNDYQSITIYAAAAIIVTFLLSSNLIKTLTEPIVELKATRLKRKLKSIQQT; encoded by the coding sequence TTGAAAACGAGAGACAGCTACTTTGATAATGCGAAGTTTTTATTAATTATCCTTGTCGTATTTGGCCATCTCATCCGTTCTTTTATTGATAACAACGAAGTGATGCTCCACATTTACAAATTTATTTATACGTTCCACATGCCGGCCTTTATTTTAGTATCCGGCTACTTTGCAAAAGGTTTCCGCAAAAAGGGATATGTAGGAAAGATTGCAAAAAAGCTGATCATTCCTTATTTGATTTTCCAGGGGATTTACTCGGTCTATTATGTCCTCATCCAAAAGCAGGATCAGCTTGAGCTCAACCCGCTTGATCCGCAGTGGTCTTTATGGTTTCTGCTAAGCCTGTTTTTCTGGAATCTGATGCTGTTTGTTTTCACAAAAACAAACTGGAAAATCGCTCTTACCCTTTCATTTCTGCTAGGAATCGGAATCGGATACGCAGATTTTGCGAACAGCTTTCTGAGTATGGGGAGAACATTTGTATTCTTTCCGCTTTTCCTGATTGGTTTTTACATGAAAAGAGAGCATTTTTATAAACTGACTTCTTTTAAAGGGAGAGTCCTTTCCATACTGTTTCTGGCTTTTACTTTCAGCATGTATTTCTTCTGGCAATTTGATTTTGAATGGCTCTTTGGTTCAAAGCCGTATTCTGCATTCGGGCAGGCTGTCGCAGTAAGTGCGCTCATCCGTTCTGCCTTTTATGGTTTGACCGTTGCCACTACGCTGAGTTTTCTTGCGATTGTCCCTCAAAGAGAGGCTTTCTTTACAACATGGGGCACGAGAACCTTTTATGTATATCTCCTGCATGGTTTCATCATCAATGGGATTCGCAACAGTCCGGCAGAAAGCTGGCTGAATGATTATCAAAGCATCACCATTTACGCAGCTGCAGCGATTATCGTGACGTTCCTTCTGTCTTCTAATTTAATCAAAACACTGACGGAGCCGATTGTTGAACTGAAAGCCACACGTTTGAAGCGGAAACTGAAGTCCATACAGCAAACCTAG
- a CDS encoding methylated-DNA--[protein]-cysteine S-methyltransferase, with product MPGYICVETPIGPLRVVSDGESITRVDLPGSVMPSSQEAAADYPILIEAKKQLEEYFSGSRNEFDLPLSIIGTPFQMRIWEALREIPFGQSLNYAEIAAKAGSPKAVRAAGQANKANKLPIFIPCHRVIGKNQSLTGYAGSKTDLKAILLEHEKIEFNR from the coding sequence GTGCCAGGATATATTTGTGTTGAAACGCCCATTGGTCCATTAAGGGTTGTTTCAGATGGAGAATCTATAACGAGGGTCGACCTTCCCGGATCTGTTATGCCTTCCAGTCAGGAAGCCGCTGCCGATTATCCAATATTAATAGAAGCAAAAAAACAGCTGGAGGAGTACTTCAGCGGGTCAAGAAATGAGTTTGACCTGCCACTATCCATCATAGGTACACCTTTTCAGATGAGGATATGGGAGGCCCTTAGGGAGATCCCTTTCGGCCAGTCACTGAATTATGCAGAAATTGCTGCAAAAGCGGGCAGTCCAAAAGCGGTTCGCGCAGCCGGACAGGCAAATAAAGCGAATAAACTGCCTATTTTTATTCCCTGCCACAGAGTAATTGGGAAGAATCAGTCCCTAACCGGATATGCCGGGTCAAAAACTGATTTGAAAGCTATTCTGCTGGAGCATGAGAAAATAGAATTTAACAGATAA
- a CDS encoding pyridoxal phosphate-dependent aminotransferase, producing the protein MNQFEPSRLLRRLPEQFFAALSLKAAKKIKEGYDIINLGQGNPDQPTPSFIVEALQKAAGDPLNHKYSPFRGKQSLKEAAAAFYQREYGVSLDPETEIAVLFGGKAGLVELPQCLMNPGDMALVPDPGYPDYWSGVEMAGAEMHTMPLLEENGFLPDYKTIQPEVLDEAKLMFLNYPNNPTGAAATEEFFEETVRLARKHHICTIHDFAYGAIGFDGEKPLSFLQTPGAKEVGIEMYTLSKTFNMAGWRVAFAAGNRSVIEAINLFQDHMYVSVFGAVQDAAAAALLNGRESISGLVEMYENRRNTLVRAFRSIGWEIQAPKGSFFAWLKVPEGYTSQEFADILLEKASVVTAPGNGFGQYGEGYLRVGLLTEEKRIEEAAERISKLGFFALAE; encoded by the coding sequence TTGAACCAATTTGAGCCATCCCGGCTGCTCCGCCGTTTGCCAGAACAGTTCTTTGCAGCACTGTCCCTGAAGGCGGCAAAAAAGATAAAAGAAGGCTATGACATCATTAACCTTGGACAGGGGAACCCGGATCAGCCGACCCCGTCCTTTATTGTAGAGGCCCTGCAAAAAGCTGCCGGAGACCCGCTGAATCACAAATATTCTCCCTTCAGAGGGAAACAGTCACTGAAGGAAGCAGCGGCAGCATTCTATCAAAGAGAATACGGCGTTTCCCTTGATCCAGAAACGGAAATCGCTGTCCTGTTTGGCGGAAAGGCAGGCCTGGTGGAGCTCCCGCAGTGCCTGATGAATCCTGGAGATATGGCCCTCGTACCGGATCCCGGCTACCCCGACTATTGGTCCGGAGTGGAAATGGCGGGAGCGGAAATGCACACAATGCCGCTGCTTGAAGAGAACGGTTTTTTGCCTGATTATAAAACCATCCAGCCGGAAGTCCTGGATGAAGCAAAGCTTATGTTCCTGAATTACCCGAACAACCCTACAGGGGCAGCGGCAACAGAGGAATTTTTTGAAGAGACGGTCCGATTAGCCCGTAAGCATCATATTTGTACAATCCATGATTTTGCCTACGGTGCGATTGGCTTTGACGGGGAAAAGCCCCTGAGCTTTCTGCAGACTCCGGGTGCAAAAGAAGTGGGAATTGAAATGTATACCCTGTCCAAAACGTTCAACATGGCGGGCTGGAGAGTGGCCTTTGCTGCAGGTAATCGATCTGTTATTGAGGCGATTAATCTGTTTCAGGACCATATGTACGTGAGCGTGTTTGGCGCGGTTCAGGATGCCGCTGCGGCAGCGCTGCTGAACGGGCGGGAAAGCATAAGCGGGCTCGTTGAGATGTATGAAAACCGAAGGAACACGCTCGTCCGGGCATTCAGAAGTATCGGCTGGGAGATTCAGGCACCGAAAGGAAGTTTTTTCGCCTGGCTGAAAGTACCTGAAGGGTATACGTCCCAGGAATTTGCCGACATTCTACTTGAAAAGGCATCGGTTGTGACAGCCCCTGGAAACGGGTTCGGCCAATATGGAGAAGGGTACTTGAGAGTGGGTCTGCTGACAGAAGAAAAAAGGATTGAAGAAGCGGCAGAGAGAATATCAAAACTTGGTTTTTTTGCTTTAGCAGAGTGA